One genomic segment of Musa acuminata AAA Group cultivar baxijiao chromosome BXJ3-3, Cavendish_Baxijiao_AAA, whole genome shotgun sequence includes these proteins:
- the LOC103980002 gene encoding transmembrane emp24 domain-containing protein p24beta2, whose protein sequence is MEGRSSTIAFLAFVCFLLRLGLTDGIRFVIDREECFSHSVPYEGDMVYVSFVVVKSDTPWHYSNDGVDLVVKGPHGDQIHDSHDKTSEKFEFLVQRSGLHRFCFTNKSPYHETIDFDVHVSHFTHYNQHAKDEHLAPLLEQIAKLEEALYNIQFEQHWLEAQTDRQALVNEAMSRRAIHKALFESAALVGASILQVFLLHRLFERKLGTSRI, encoded by the exons ATGGAGGGACGCTCTTCGACGATTGCGTTCTTGGCGTTCGTTTGCTTTCTATTGAGATTGGGATTAACTGATGGGATCAGATTCGTCATTGATAGGGAAGAGTGTTTCTCCCATTCAGTTCCTTACGAAGGGGACATGGTTTACGTGTCATTTGTTGTGGTCAAATCTGATACTCCCTGGCACTACAGCAATGATGGTGTTGATCTTGTG GTAAAAGGTCCACATGGTGATCAAATCCATGATTCTCATGACAAGACCAGTGAAAAGTTTGAATTTCTAGTTCAAAGGAGTGGTCTTCATCGTTTCTGTTTCACGAACAAGTCTCCTTACCACGAGACGATTGATTTTGATGTACATGTCAGCCATTTCACGCACTATAATCAACATGCAAAAGATG AGCATTTGGCCCCTTTGCTGGAACAAATTGCAAAGTTAGAAGAAGCTCTTTACAACATACAGTTTGAGCAGCACTGGCTGGAAGCTCAGACTGACCGCCAAGCACTGG TAAATGAAGCAATGAGCAGGAGAGCAATCCATAAGGCACTCTTTGAATCTGCCGCCCTTGTTGGGGCTAGCATTCTGCAAGTCTTTCTCTTGCATCGCCTTTTCGAGCGAAAGCTTGGCACCTCCAGGATTTAG
- the LOC103980001 gene encoding uncharacterized protein LOC103980001 has product MGGVTSTMAAKFAFFPPSPPSYGVTAATEGRLEMTDVPPRENVEAWRLPTRRGTEIVAMYVKNPAASLTLLYSHGNAADLGQMYELFWQLSKHLCVNLMGYDYSGYGQSSGKPSEQNTYADIEAAYKCLEVAYGTHAEDIILYGQSVGSGPTLELAARLPNLRAAVLHSPILSGLRVMYPVKHTYWFDIYKNIDKIPLVQCPVLVIHGMVDDVVDWSHGKQLWELSKVKYEPLWVKAGNHCNLELFPEYIRHLKKFISAIEKAPPPRTASTESSVPQDPPSMSSDHLDHQRSMDKMENPRSSTDHREKGGNSTDRREKPRLSTDKKEKSRKSFDISDKARNSMDQQEKPRKSFERLGGMIKSVSLCNIDCFKGPASQSEECKGQC; this is encoded by the exons ATGGGCGGGGTGACGTCGACGATGGCGGCGAAGTTCGCATTCTTTCCGCCGAGCCCGCCGTCGTACGGGGTGACGGCGGCGACGGAGGGGCGGCTGGAGATGACGGACGTGCCGCCACGGGAGAATGTGGAGGCCTGGCGGCTGCCAACGAGGCGGGGGACGGAGATCGTCGCCATGTACGTGAAGAACCCCGCGGCGAGCCTCACCTTGCTCTACTCCCACGGCAACGCTGCGGACCTCGGGCAGATGTATGAGCTCTTCTGGCAACTCAGCAAGCACCTTTGCGTCAACCTGATGGG GTATGATTATTCTGGATATGGCCAGTCTTCTGGAAAG CCGAGCGAGCAAAATACTTATGCAGATATAGAAGCTGCTTATAAGTGTCTTGAAGTAGCTTATGGTACCCATGCAGAAGACATTATCCTTTATGGACAATCAGTTGGTAGTGGGCCTACTTTGGAACTAGCTGCTCGTTTACCTAATCTGAGAGCAGCTGTTCTCCACAGTCCCATTTTGTCTGGTCTCCGTGTCATGTATCCTGTAAAACATACATACTGGTTTGACATATATAAG AATATTGACAAAATTCCTTTGGTCCAATGTCCAGTGTTGGTAATACAT GGAATGGTTGATGATGTTGTGGATTGGTCCCATGGAAAGCAGCTGTGGGAGCTGTCCAAAGTGAAGTATGAGCCTCTATGGGTCAAGGCAGGCAATCACTGTAATTTGGAATTGTTTCCAGAGTACATAAGGCATCTTAAGAAGTTTATATCAGCCATAGAGAAGGCACCCCCACCTAGAACTGCATCTACTGAAAGCTCAGTTCCACAAGATCCTCCTAGTATGAGCTCTGATCATTTGGACCACCAAAGAAGCATGGATAAGATGGAAAACCCAAGATCAAGTACTGATCATAGGGAGAAGGGTGGGAATAGTACGGACAGGAGAGAGAAGCCAAGATTAAGCACagacaagaaagaaaaatcaagaaagagcttTGATATCTCAGACAAAGCGAGAAATAGTATGGACCAGCAAGAGAAACCACGAAAGAGCTTTGAACG ACTTGGAGGGATGATAAAATCGGTCAGCTTGTGCAATATTGACTGTTTCAAAGGCCCTGCCTCTCAGTCCGAGGAGTGCAAAGGTCAGTGCTAG
- the LOC135634226 gene encoding heat shock protein 90-5, chloroplastic-like: protein MAPVLTQSVGTSSTASLHPPSTPLRSSSARALGFRPSFLPRPLLSRSSFPAAGLRCKVQRRERRMGPRCEAVVAEKEADEASGEKFEYQAEVSRLLDLIVHSLYSHKEVFLRELVSNASDALDKLRFLSVTDSSLLGDAGDLEIRIKPDPDNGTITITDTGIGMTKEELIDCLGTIAQSGTSKFLKALKENKDVGTDNGLIGQFGVGFYSAFLVAERVVVSTKNPKSDKQYIWEAEADSSSYVIREETDPEKLIKRGTQITLFLREDDKFEFADPTRIQGLVKNYSQFVSFPIYTWQEKSRTVEVEEEEEPKEGEETKPEEEKKKKKKTVTEKYWDWELANETKPIWMRNPKEVEKDEYNEFYKKTFNEFLDPLAHTHFTTEGEVEFRSVLYVPGMAPLNNEDLINPKTKNIRLYVKRVFISDDFDGELFPRYLSFVKGVVDSDDLPLNVSREILQESRIVRIMRKRLVRKTFDMIQELSESENKEDYKKFWENFGKLLKLGCIEDSGNHKRLTPLLRFYSSKSEEDMISLDEYVENMGDNQKAIYYLATDSLKSAKTAPFVEKLVQKDIEVLYLVEPIDEVAIQNLQTYKEKKFIDISKEDLELGDEDEVKEREEKQEYNLLCDWMKQQLGDKVAKVQISKRLSSSPCVLVSGKFGWSANMERLMKAQTLGDTSSLEFMRGRRILEINPEHPIIKDLNAACKNDPSSTEAKRAVDLLYDTALISSGYTPDSPAELGNKIYEMMAIALGGRWGRSESDEVAEGAYSEATSSEAGSSETTEGEVVEPSEVRPENDPWKD from the exons ATGGCGCCTGTTCTAACCCAGAGCGTGGGCACTTCCTCTACTGCCTCCCTTCACCCGCCTTCGACGCCTCTGAGATCCAGTTCCGCCCGAGCGCTGGGGTTCCGGCCCTCGTTTCTGCCCCGACCTCTCCTTTCCAGGAGCAGTTTTCCTGCGGCGGGCCTTAGATGCAAGGTCCAGAGGAGGGAGCGCAGGATGGGACCCCGGTGCGAGGCGGTCGTCGCCGAGAAGGAAGCCGACGAGGCTTCGGGGGAGAAGTTCGAGTACCAGGCTGAG GTCAGCCGCCTATTGGACTTGATTGTTCATAGTCTGTATAGCCACAAGGAAGTGTTTCTTAGGGAGCTCGTAAG CAATGCAAGTGATGCTCTGGACAAGTTGAGATTTTTGAGTGTGACGGATTCCTCGCTACTTGGTGATGCTGGTGACCTGGAGATACGGATCAAGCCTGATCCAGACAATGGAACTATTACTATAAC AGATACTGGAATTGGAATGACCAAAGAAGAGCTGATTGATTGCCTTGGGACTATTGCTCAGAGTGGTACATCAAAGTTCTTAAAGGCTCTCAAG GAGAACAAAGATGTGGGAACAGATAATGGTTTGATTGGCCAGTTTGGTGTTGGATTCTACTCGGCTTTCCTTGTGGCTGAGCGA GTTGTGGTGTCAACAAaaaatccaaaatctgataaacaGTATATATGGGAAGCAGAAGCAGATAGTAGTTCTTATGTGATAAGAGAAGAGACTGACCCTGAGAAGTTAATAAAACGTGGAACTCAGATTACCCTTTTTTTAAGA GAGGATGATAAGTTTGAATTTGCGGATCCAACTCGTATCCAGGGATTGGTGAAGAATTACTCTCAGTTTGTCTCCTTCCCCATATATACATGGCAGGAGAAATCAAGGACAGTGGAG GTTGAGGAAGAAGAGGAACCAAAGGAAGGAGAAGAAACAAAACCAGAA gaggagaagaaaaaaaagaagaaaactgtAACCGAAAAGTATTGGGACTGGGAATTGGCAAACGAGACAAAACCTATATGG ATGCGAAATCCAAAGGAGGTTGAGAAAGATGAATATAATGAGTTTTACAAGAAGACATTCAACGAATTCCTGGATCCTCTTGCTCATACCCACTTCACTACCGAG GGTGAGGTGGAATTCAGAAGTGTTCTCTACGTTCCTGGGATGGCACCTCTAAATAACGAGGATCTAATAAATCCCAAGACCAAGAATATACGCCTGTATGTTAAGCGGGTATTTATTTCAGATGATTTTGATGGTGAGCTG TTCCCACGGTACCTGAGTTTTGTGAAGGGAGTGGTTGATTCAGATGACCTTCCTCTTAATGTTTCGCGCGAGATTCTTCAAGAAAGTCGAATT GTAAGAATTATGCGAAAAAGACTTGTTAGGAAGACATTTGACATGATTCAAGAGTTATCTGAGAGTGAAAACAAAGAG GATTATAAGAAGTTCTGGGAgaattttggcaagcttctgaaaTTGGGTTGTATAGAGGACTCTGGAAATCACAAGCGACTGACACCTTTGCTGCGCTTTTACTCTTCCAAGAGTGAGGAAGATATGATAAGTTTGGATGAATATGTGGAAAATATGGGTGACAACCAGAAGGCTATATATTACTTGGCAACAGACAGCCTCAAAAGTGCCAAAACTGCTCCATTTGTGGAGAAGCTTGTCCAAAAGGATATTGAA GTACTGTATCTTGTAGAACCTATTGATGAAGTTGCTATACAGAATCTACAGACATACAAAGAAAAGAAGTTTATTGATATCAGCAAAGAAGACCTAGAATTAG GTGATGAAGATGAGGTAAAGGAAAGGGAAGAAAAGCAAGAGTACAATCTTCTATGTGATTGGATGAAACAGCAGCTTGGTGATAAGGTAGCAAAAGTCCAAATATCCAAGAGGCTTAGCTCTTCACCATGTGTACTTGTTTCTGGGAAGTTTGGTTGGTCGGCAAACATGGAAAG actcatgaaggcacagacCCTTGGTGATACATCAAGCTTGGAGTTCATGAGAGGGAGAAGAATTTTAGAGATCAATCCAGAGCACCCCATCATTAAAGACTTGAAT GCTGCATGCAAGAATGACCCGAGCAGCACAGAAGCAAAGAGAGCTGTTGATTTATTGTATGATACAGCCCTGATCTCTAGTGGTTATACT CCTGACAGCCCTGCTGAATTGGGAAACAAAATATATGAGATGATGGCCATTGCTCTTGGCGGAAGATGGGGAAGATCAGAATCAGATGAAGTGGCAGAAGGAGCCTACTCAGAGGCAACAAGCTCCGAAGCTGGCTCTTCAGAGACAACAGAAGGGGAGGTGGTTGAGCCTTCAGAGGTGAGGCCAGAGAATGATCCTTGGAAGGATTAA